From the Strix uralensis isolate ZFMK-TIS-50842 chromosome 33, bStrUra1, whole genome shotgun sequence genome, one window contains:
- the LOC141936545 gene encoding LOW QUALITY PROTEIN: keratin, type II cytoskeletal cochleal-like (The sequence of the model RefSeq protein was modified relative to this genomic sequence to represent the inferred CDS: inserted 3 bases in 2 codons) — protein sequence MLRQQKPWWQRGLQAQHPLPRSVNEHLLWPLRLEMDPNLQSMKYQEKEQIKILNNKFAFFIDKVQFLEQQNKVLETKQGFLQEQKCYRSNTEPMFETYIGNLKRQLHVLGRNRAKLETELGTMQGIMEDYKKKYEEETHWQTXAENEFVKFKKDTDCAYVNKVELEAKVESLVPEEAVTQLQASVSDTSFIVQMDNGWSLDMDDIIADVKAQHDDIANXADAESWYYSQYEELRETTSKHDDSLHNTKNQIVELNWVIQRLTGECENTKVQRYKLEGAIAEELGAVVGEDAKCRLSELEASLQLAKQDTACEYQELMNVKLALDIEMATYRKLQDGGESRHELSSRVMADDGCPLCADPQEESHAILTHALVAATLPAADPYSEAEA from the exons ATGCTTCGGCAGCAGAAGCCTTGGTGGCAACGTGGGCTGCAAGCCCAACACCCACTGCCAAGGTCAGTCAATGAGCATCTGCTCTGGCCACTCAGGCTGGAGATGGACCCAAACCTTCAGTCCATGAAGTACCAGGAAAAGGAGCAGATCAAGATCCTCAAtaacaaatttgcatttttcattgACA AAGTCCAGTTCCTGGAGCAACAGAACAAGGTGCTGGAGACCAAACAGGGATTTCTACAGGAACAGAAGTGTTACAGGAGCAACACTGAGCCAATGTTTGAAACTTATATTGGCAACTTGAAGAGGCAGCTGCATGTTCTGGGAAGAAACAGAGCCAAGCTGGAAACAGAACTGGGGACCATGCAGGGTATCATGGAAGATTACAAGAAAAA GTATGAAGAGGAAACCCACTGGCAAAC TGCAGAGAATGAGTTTGTTAAGTTCAAAAAG GACACGGATTGCGCCTATGTGAACAAAGTTGAACTGGAAGCCAAGGTGGAGTCCCTCGTCCCTGAGGAGGCTGT CACTCAGCTCCAAGCATCTGTTTCAGACACCTCTTTTATTGTGCAAATGGACAACGGCTGGAGCCTGGACATGGATGACATCATTGCTGATGTCAAAGCTCAACACGACGACATTGCCA GGGCTGATGCAGAGTCCTGGTACTACAGCCAG TATGAGGAACTGAGAGAAACCACTAGCAAACATGATGACAGCTTGCATAACACAAAGAATCAAATTGTGGAGCTGAATTGGGTGATTCAGAGACTCACGGGAGAATGTGAAAACACCAAAGTCCAG AGATACAAACTGGAAGGAGCTATTGCTGAGGAGCTCGGGGCAGTGGTTGGCGAGGATGCGAAGTGCAGACTCTCTGAGCTGGAGGCATCCCTGCAGCTGGCAAAGCAAGACACGGCCTGTGAGTACCAGGAGCTGATGAACGTCAAGCTGGCCCTGGACATTGAGATGGCGACCTACAGGAAGCTGCAGGATGGAGGGGAGAGCAG GCATGAGCTGAGCAGTCGAGTCATG GCAGATGATGGCTGCCCT CTGTGTGCCGATCCCCAGGAAGAATCACATGCAATACTGACCCATGCTTTGGTGGCAGCTACTCTTCCAGCAGCAGATCCCTATTCAGAAGCAGAGGCCTAG
- the LOC141936546 gene encoding keratin, type II cytoskeletal 6A-like: protein MRSGGLTKSSSAASATMPVHRSSFSSVSMSRSSSGGVGQISSGFGSRSLHNLGASKRISMSGGYCSARPGYSYGSGHGGLAYRVGGAGFGFGGGCGPGGIQEVTVNQHLLVPLKLEIDPNMQRVRQEEKDQIKSLNNKFASFIDKVRFLEQQNKVLETKWSLLKDQKIAKNNLEPMFDAYISNMRRQLEALGGDRLRLSSELKAMQDAVEDFKIRYEEEINKRTTAENDFVLLKKDADAAYVNKVDLGTKVDALTEEINFLRALYEAELSQMQSQISDTSVVLSMDNNRNLDLDSIIAEVKAQYEDIANRSRAEAESWYQSKYEELQLTAGRHGDDLHNTKMEISEMNRMIQRLHSEIDSVKKQCSSLQTAIADAEHRGEMAVKDARAKLAGLEDALQKAKADLARQLREYQELMNVKLALDIEIATYRKLLEGEESRLAGEGVGAVNISVVSSGSSYGGGNALRLGSGFSNRLSMGGSGASSSSGGCLAGEFSSGTGRSSSMTLVSKSTTKKSYWR from the exons ATGAGGTCAGGAGGACTCACTAAGAGTTCCAGTGCTGCTTCTGCCACTATGCCTGTTCACCGAAGCAGCTTCAGCTCCGTGTCCATGTCCCGCAGCAGCAGTGGAGGCGTGGGACAGATCAGCAGTGGTTTTGGCAGCAGGAGCCTTCACAATCTAGGGGCAAGCAAGAGGATTTCCATGAGCGGAGGGTATTGTTCTGCTAGACCAGGATACAGTTATGGGTCAGGTCATGGCGGGTTGGCATATAGGGTTGGTGGAGCTGGGTTTGGGTTTGGAGGAGGATGTGGCCCTGGAGGTATTCAAGAGGTCACAGTCAACCAACACCTCTTGGTACCTCTTAAATTGGAGATTGACCCCAACATGCAGAGAGTGcggcaggaggagaaggaccaGATCAAATCCCTCAACAACAAATTTGCCTCCTTCATCGACAAG GTGCGGTTCCTGGAGCAACAAAATAAAGTACTGGAGACTAAATGGAGCCTCTTGAAGGACCAAAAAATTGCGAAAAATAACCTTGAACCTATGTTTGACGCGTACATCAGCAACATGAGGAGACAGCTCGAGGCTCTAGGAGGGGACAGGCTGCGGCTCAGCTCAGAGCTGAAGGCTATGCAGGATGCTGTTGAAGACTTCAAGATCAG GTATGAAGAGGAGATCAACAAGCGCACGACTGCAGAGAATGACTTTGTTTTGCTCAAGAAG GACGCGGATGCTGCCTACGTGAACAAGGTGGACCTCGGGACTAAGGTGGATGCACTGACAGAGGAGATTAACTTCCTGCGAGCCCTCTACGAAGCA GAGCTGTCTCAGATGCAGTCACAGATCTCCGACACCTCCGTGGTCCTGTCCATGGACAACAACCGAAACTTGGACCTGGACAGCATCATCGCAGAGGTCAAAGCGCAGTACGAGGACATCGCCAACCGGAGCCGGGCAGAGGCTGAGTCCTGGTACCAGAGCAAG TATGAGGAGCTGCAGCTCACAGCTGGCCGGCACGGGGATGACCTCCACAACACCAAGATGGAGATCTCAGAGATGAACCGCATGATCCAGCGGCTCCACTCAGAAATCGATAGTGTAAAGAAACAG TGCTCCAGTTTGCAGACGGCCATTGCAGATGCTGAGCATCGCGGGGAGATGGCTGTCAAGGATGCCAGGGCCAAACTGGCTGGCCTGGAAGATGCTCTGCAGAAGGCCAAGGCAGACCTGGCCCGGCAGCTCCGCGAGTACCAGGAGCTCATGAACGTCAAGCTGGCTCTCGACATCGAGATCGCGACCTACAGGAAGCTGCTGGAGGGCGAGGAGAGCAG GTTGGCTGGAGAAGGCGTTGGTGCAGTGAATATTT CTGTGGTCTCATCTGGGAGCAGCTACGGAGGTGGGAATGCGCTGAGGCTGGGGTCAGGCTTCAGCAACAGGCTCAGCATGGGGGGAAGCGGTGCCAGCTCCAGCAgcgggggctgcctggctggggaatTCAGCTCTGGCACGGGAAGAAGCTCAAGCATGACGCTTGTATCAAAAAGCACCACCAAGAAGAGCTATTGGAGATAA
- the LOC141936671 gene encoding keratin, type II cytoskeletal 5-like has product MSRQCAARNQSNTGFSAASAFIPNASSASFCLRSASQGGSCSIAPGYGRFAGGFGSRSLYSLGGCKRISVAGRGGGFYGPAGFGAVPVISCGFGGAVGGAFGFGGGMGGPGFPALPAGGIHEVSVNQSLLKPLNLEIDPNIQSIRKDEKDQIQTLNNKFASFIDKVRFLEQQNKVLETKWALLQEQGNKTVRNNIEPLFETYINNLKRQLNGLLTDKENLGVELNKVQGLAEDFKNKYEEEINKHTAVENEFVILKKEVDAAYMNKTELQARLDSLMEEIDFLRALYEAELSQMQTQISDTSVILTMDNNRSLDMDSIIAEVKAQYEDIANRSRAEAESWYQSRYEELQAAAGRHGDDLRNTKQEISELNRHVQRLRSEIDSVKKQCANLQTAIADTEQRGEMALKDARAKLAELETALQKAKTDLAQQLREYQELMNVKLALDIEIATYRKLLEGEECRLSGEGAGTVNISVTRTPVGTGYGTGNCVSFGGSSGVGGGVCAGGMGFSSGSGQGAAGSCVVGGSSSSIKYVSTTSSTKRCY; this is encoded by the exons ATGTCTCGCCAGTGCGCTGCAAGGAACCAGAGCAATACTGGCTTCAGTGCTGCTTCTGCCTTCATCCCAAATGCCAGCAGCGCCAGCTTCTGCTTACGTTCTGCATCCCAAGGTGGGAGCTGCAGTATCGCCCCTGGGTATGGAAGATTTGCTGGAGGTTTTGGAAGCAGGAGCCTCTACAGCCTTGGTGGATGCAAGAGGATCTCTGTAGCTGGAAGAGGTGGTGGCTTCTACGGACCTGCAGGTTTTGGTGCTGTCCCTGTGATCTCCTGTGGTTTTGGTGGTGCAGTTGGTGGTGCCTTTGGGTTTGGTGGTGGCATGGGTGGTCCTGGATTCCCTGCTCTCCCAGCTGGGGGCATCCATGAAGTCTCAGTCAACCAGAGCCTTCTGAAACCTCTCAATCTGGAGATTGACCCCAACATCCAGAGTATCCGTAAGGATGAGAAGGATCAGATTCAAACCCTCAACAATAAATTTGCCTCCTTCATCGACAAG GTCCGATTCCTTGAACAACAAAACAAGGTCCTGGAGACCAAGTGGGCCCTTCTGCAAGAACAGGGGAACAAAACAGTCAGAAACAACATTGAGCCCCTCTTTGAGACCTACATCAACAACCTCAAGAGACAGCTGAACGGCTTGCTGACAGACAAGGAGAACTTGGGAGTGGAGCTGAACAAGGTGCAAGGCCTTGCTGAGGACTTCAAGAACAA ATACGAAGAAGAGATCAACAAGCACACAGCTGTCGAGAATGAATTTGTGATCCTGAAGAAG GAGGTGGACGCTGCCTACATGAACAAGACAGAGCTGCAAGCCAGGCTGGACTCCCTTATGGAGGAGATAGATTTCCTCAGAGCTCTCTATGAAGCC GAACTGTCTCAGATGCAGACCCAGATCTCCGACACCTCTGTCATCCTGACCATGGACAACAACCGCAGCCTGGACATGGACAGCATCATCGCAGAGGTCAAGGCACAGTATGAGGACATCGCCAACCGGAGCCGGGCGGAGGCTGAGTCCTGGTACCAGTCCAGG TACGAAgagctgcaggctgcagcaggcaggcacGGGGACGACCTCCGTAACACCAAGCAGGAGATCTCCGAGCTCAACCGCCACGTCCAGCGACTGCGCTCTGAAATCGACAGTGTGAAGAAACAG TGCGCCAATTTGCAGACAGCTATTGCAGATACTGAGCAGCGTGGGGAGATGGCCCTCAAGGATGCCAGGGCCAAACTGGCCGAACTGGAGACAGCTCTGCAGAAGGCCAAGACAGACCTCGCCCAGCAGCTCCGTGAGTACCAGGAGCTCATGAACGTCAAGCTGGCCCTGGACATTGAGATTGCGACCTACAGGaagctgctggagggagaggagTGCAG GCTCTCTGGAGAAGGTGCCGGCACAGTGAATATCT CTGTGACCAGAACCCCTGTAGGAACGGGCTATGGAACTGGAAACTGTGTCAGCTTTGGAGGCAGCAGCGGTGTTGGAGGTGGGGTCTGTGCTGGAGGAATGGGCTTCAGCTCTGGAAGCGGACAAGGCGCAGCCGGGTCATGTGTGGTCGGTGGAAGCAGTTCCAGCATAAAGTACGTCTCCACCACCTCTTCAACCAAGAGATGCTATTAA